The following DNA comes from Anopheles coustani chromosome 2, idAnoCousDA_361_x.2, whole genome shotgun sequence.
TGCAAGAAGTGGAGCAAAATATGAAGACAACCAACGAGAAAGTTTACTCTAAATTCCAGACAAGAATGAATGCGGTAGAAAATTCATTGGAAAATACAATAAAGGTGAGTTAAATCATTTTGGAACACAATCAAATATAAGAATTACTTATAAAACGAATTTATTGCAGGACAAACTGCAAAAGATTGAGCAAGCTATAAAGACAAGTTTGCAGCAAACAATGGAGAGTTCGATGAAGGTATACTATTAAGACGTACCATATCCATTTAAGATTATCATTACACCAAATGAATTTTCTCTGCAGAAAATAGAACAAGCCTCAAGGAAAAGGCATGCTAACCTACAAGATATGCTTAGCAAGCTTGAGACAAATGATAAGGAAAGGGTCGAGAAAGTGAGTTCTAAGCACGAAGCAAGCATGCAGGCCATAGAAAACTCTCTGAAGAAGGTAAGTGACACatacattgaaaacaaaatgttctaATTTTCGTTGAAGTAATAGATGCCTCTTTTGCAGGGCTTGGAGACAATTGAAACCAAAACACGAGACGGATTGGAAGATCTTAAAAATCAGTTGAATTTCAATATGAGCCACATTCGGCAACATCAAATCGCGCAAATCAAATCGTGCCAAGAAACGTCTGAAATcgaacttaaaaaaatagatGATAACAAGAAAGCTCTTGACACACTTCCCGATTCGATACGCAATATTAGCACTCTGTCtgaaaaaagcaagaaaatacTCGAGGCACACTTATCAAACCCAGTCCGTTCGTGTCGAGAAGTGATGAAACTCTCCGGACGATACATAATTCATATAGGACAAAATTTGCAACGATTTGAAGTGTTATGTGAACAATCTAAGTTCGAGGGCGGTTGGACTGTAATCCAGCACAGGTTCGACGGTTCAGTCGATTTTTATAGGGGCTGGACCGAGTACCGCAATGGATTCGGAAATTTAGACGGTGAGTTCTGGCTTGGGTTGGAATACGTGCATCAGATGACCAAAAACCGACCCCACGAACTGTTAGTTGAAGTGAAAGATTTTCACGGAAACTATGGATACGCTAAGTACAGCGAATTTGAAATCGGAAGTGAATCCGAGCAGTTTAAGATAAAGAAGTTAGGGTCATATTCAGGAACAGCAGGAGATGCACTGGAACAACATTCGAATAAAATGTTTAGCACGTATGATCGTGACAATGACGAGCGGAGTATTGATATGTGCGCGGAAGATCGCCATGGAGCCTGGTGGTACACAGACTGTGCCGATTCAAATTTGAACGGACGTTATCAGAACACAACATATGATATGAGTGCAATGACgtggttttatttcaaacgCAACTGGCATGGAATGTCATACTCGAGAATGATGATACGCAATAGCTTCTAATGATATGAAATTGGAAAAGATACTCGTCAGCTTAGGTTTTAATAGTTGTAATAGcttataaataaaactttaattttCGAGCATCTTTGCAGTTTATTTAATCAGTTTGATCAtactattttaattaatatacaactgtttgtatttttcaggAGATTGGCATGAGATTTATAGAATCCGTTTTATTGAGGAATATGCCATAACCCAATCCAGTCTCTGTCATTATTGCTGTCATCATTGCAGTGAATCATCTGCATGTTGTACATCACTTATTCAGCCGGACATTTTCTGTTTATTAAGCTTAAACCGGTGGAGGTAGTACTTGGAGCAGCCGTAGCCGGAGAGAAACTGCGTCGTGTAGAAGGTGATTTCCCTGTGCTTCCTACCTACATTTGACATAGTCATCGTCACTAAGAGGCTGTGTTTACTGCTGCTGGGCCCTGCAGTGTGTGACATGATGAGCGAGAGACCTGCTGAAGTTCGCGTTGCCCTCTCGCAGGCATACTCGACATGTGCTTTGAAGGAAAGCTGGTCATCAAGCAACACTCCAAGATACTTCAGCTGCCGTTGAGCGACGATCTGGGAATCAGCCATCCAGATGGACAAAGCCTGCCTCAGCTTGTGGCTACTCCTCAGTAGATACTCGATTTTGTGGTGAGCAATTCCGAGCCTATACTGCTTCATCTACGACTCTACAGTTATGGCCATAGACTCCTAGCTCTGCTGCGTGTTGTAGACTAAGAATCTCTGGCTGAGATTGCTCCCAACGATCATGCACAGGTACTCGGGTACGTTGTGCCTGTACAGAGCTAAGTCAATCACATCCCTGCTGGCACTGTTGATGGCGTTCCTCACGTTGATAGTGATGATTCCGCAGCAACGATCTCTAGCCATCTTCATCACATACGCTTCTCTCGCTTTCCCCACTACCGCAAGAGTTGCATCCACCGTAGATCTCCTCTTGCGGAAACTGAACTCGCGATCGGAAAGCCCATCTTGGCACTCTGTGAAAGCGCAAAGGCGGTTTAAAATAATCCTTTCCAGTAGCTTAAGGATTGTATCCAATAGCCCCAGAAGGCTGAATGAGGGAGGGCTACCCTCACCTTTCCCTAGCTTCGGCAAGAGAACCAACTTCTGCCTTTTCTATATCGCCGGGAACTCTCCCGTATCCAGAAGCCGCAGAAACGACTCCCTGAACACCTCCGGATACGCGTGCACTGCAGCCTTCAGAGCCACATTTGGGATCCCGTCCGGTCCTGTGAGCTTTGCCCAGCTTCAGCAGCCTAACTGCATCCAGAAACAGTTCCTAGATGATGCCTCGAAGCCTAGTTGGACTCCTTTCTGGCGAAGTTTGCTGGTCATTGAGCTTATCCGAGACAACTCTTATTATTGTTGATTTCCCTTTTCAGGGGTGAGAGAGTTTCGCTAGGCTGCTTTTCTGTCGTGATTTGAAAATGATGTTCTTTTGTTGGACTCCCGTTGTGATTCGATATAAAATCTAGTTGCCTTTGAGATTTTTACCTCCGCGCTCAAGGTGGCGATCGAGCCAACATCGATCAGCTGCTTGGAGCTTGTATCTTTTAGGATTCGGTACAAACCGATCATGGATTTATATGGATGATAGATGAATGAAGTGAACCGATTGCAGTCTGGCGAGAGCGGAAACGACATAGGCCGACTCGGGCATCCAGTAGCGAACTAATGATCTATTCCAGGTTCATTAGATGTGATTTACGATCGTCGGTGTGGCTAGTCCTCAAAGGCAGACCTTCCTCTGTTCAATGACGCTGGAGTGCATCAGGCAAAATCTAAGAAGAATTCGTTCATATTTCTTCTTGGAAAGGAACTCCCTCATATCGAATGTATTTTGGCATGGTTATTCGAGGAAGGAATCCAAAAACCATCGTTTTTGTTTGACGTCCTGGAAAGATCATGACTTACCAAACAAGTTTTCTTGGCCTAAATATAATTTGTGAACACTCACAGTATATCATaaattgtaaatatttacatacgatggaaaaaacatacacGGCAACTCGAATGTTTCTTTCTACGTGTCTGTGAGATGCCAATTTTGACGTTAGTATGATTCAAGAAAAATAACACTCGAGCCTTTGTCGATTCAAGAGGCGAAGCTGATAATAACCGGTTGAGATAACGAGTTATATAGACATTtcattcataatttttaaaggTTCTCGCATTCGATAAGTGCTTTACCCACTGAAATCAATTGACAAACACCACCTCAATGATCCTCATATGTGAAAAAATCGTTTTTAGGTCACTCTGCAAGAAGATGTTTTGGGAAAATATACTTGCGACTGTTATGGGTTAGTGTTGGTGATAATAATACATTATCGCAAATGTTCAGCTTTCGTTCCTCGTACTTGCTTGCCTTTGCGAGACGAAAAAATTCGCACTAGCCATCAGTCGTCTTTCATCAGTTGTTTGTCGAGTATCGATTGGCTAGTGCTCAAGTGAAAAGAGCACAATGAAGACTCGCGGATACCTCGTGATCCTATGTTTTGGCGTCATTTTATCAGCCCGTCTTACTGTGGCTATAAATAGTTTTGAGTTACATAAACTTATGACTAAAATAGATAACTTGAAGGACAAACTGCAAGAAGTGGAGCAAAATATGAAGACAACCAACGAGAAAGTTGACTCTAATTTTCAGACAAGAATAAATGCGGtagaaaattcattgcaaaacacaataaaggtgagtttaataattttgaaatacaaTCAAATATAAGAATTCGTCATAAGTAACACGAATTTATTGCAGGACAAACTGCAAAAGATTGAGCAAGCTATAAAGACAAGTTTGCAGCAAACAATGGAGAGTTCGATGAAGGTATACTATTTAGACGTACCATTTAAGATTATCATTACACCAAATGAATTTTCTCTGCAGGAAATTGAACAAGCCTCAAGGGAAACGCATGTTAACTTGCAAGATTTGCTTATCAGACTTGAGAAAAATGATAAGGAAAGGGTCGAGAAAGTGAGTTCTAAGCACGAAGCAAGCATGCAGGCCATAGAAATCTCTCTGAAGAAGGTAAGTGACACATACATTGAAAACTAAATGTTTCATTGAAGTAATAGATGCCtcaaattttctttgaagTAATAGATGCCTCTTTTGCAGGGCTTGGAGACAATTGAAACCAAAACACGAGACGGATTGGAAGATCTTAAAAATCAGTTGAATTTCAATATGAGCCACATTCGGCAACATCAAATCGCGCAAATCAAATCGTGCCAAGAAACGTCGGAAATTGAACTTAAGAAAATAGATGATAACAAGAAAGCTCTTGACACACTTTTCGATTCGATACACAATATTAGCACTGTGTCtgaaaaaagcaagaaaatacTCGAGGCACACTTATCAAACCCAGTCCGTTCGTGTCGAGAAGTGATGAAACTCTCCGGACGATACATAATTCATGCAGGGCAAAATTTGCAACGATTTGAAGTGTTATGTGAACAATCTAAGTTCGAGGGCGGTTGGACTGTAATCCAGCACAGGTTTAATGGTTCAGTTGATTTTTATAGGGGCTGGACCGAGTACCGCAATGGATTCGGAAATTTAAACGGTGAGTTCTGGCTTGGGTTGGAATACGTGCATCAGATGACCAAAAACCGACCCCACGAACTGTTGGTTGAAGTGAAAGATTTTCATGGAAACTATGGATACGCTAAGTATGGAGTGTTTGAGATAGGGAGCGAATCGGAGAAGTATGTGTTGAAGAAGTTAGGGACATACTCAGGGACAGCGGGAGATGCGCTGCAACGCCTTTTGAATCAAAAGTTTAGCACGTACGATCGCGACAATGACTATTGGAGTACTGGTATGTGCGCCAAAAATCGCCACGGAGCTTGGTGGTATGATAACTGCACCGATTCAAACCTGAACGGGCGTTATAAGAACACAGCAAATGATTTAAGTGCCATGGAGtggtacaaattaaaaaacgaCTCGCGGGGAATGTCATTCTCTAGAATGATGATACGCAATAGCATCAATTGATAtaaacttggaaaagattctTATCAACTAAACCTCAAATTGAACCAAAAATTTTTGTATTGTCATCGACGTAACGTCACCAAAAACTATGGTTGATCACGATgtatgattgaaaaataaaacttcaaatttcAAGCATCCATGCACTTCACCTATCCAACTTGACCATCgaatttcaattaataaaCAACTTTGGATATTTTATAATGTgtgttgaaaaatatcaaattttatCGACATAACCCTGAAATCTATAGAATCCTGAGGAATAAACCATAACAAAAACCAGTTCCGGTCATCAGTGCAGAAATCGGTAAGACCATATTTAtttgggtttattttattaaggATTTATTATCTGCACCATTTTTACACAAGGAATTGGCGAAATTCCTCTTGTACATCACTTTCTGAGCCGGACATTTTCCGTATATAACAGACACATGGTTTTTCTTCCGAGGAAAAGTGTCATCTTTTCTTCCGAACCTGCTGCATCGTACATTAATGCTGATCTTCGCTGATGTGATCAAAACCGTATCGCGCTTCGCTACACAATATGGATGCAGACGGTCTTGGAACAAGGTGATTCTGTTTGCTTTGCTTCGCTACGATCGAGTGATGATCTAGTTATCCGCTTCTAATGATCCGAACGACATGCTCCGAATCAACTCCCTTCGACCAGTGACTCCGTTAGTTGGTAACTGTATAAATTGAATTATGTGCAATTGCCGTACCCTCCGAAACGGCTTCGACTTGTTGCTCCGTTAACAGATTTAAGAAATCGTCTCAGCGTCATCCACAACGGAGCCTGAATAAAACATGTTACTCTAAAATTTTACTACGCGtgcagtttgtgtgtgtgtgtcgagtCTGAGAGAAAAGAGGATTTTTCAATCGCATCGGTGGCACCGTGTGCTGACTAGCTATTCGAACGAATGCACAATCACTTCCAGTGCTCGATTGTGTTTCGGATTTTGCTTATGGTTcatcgtttacatattttCCTTCAAATGTTTGCCCTCTATTGTTACTGTTCAGTGTGCTTTCTTCTCTACTTAAACAAAatggtttagttttattcacTACAGCCGCTAAACGGTACCTTGCTGCAGAGTTTTGCTGTGCTGTTTTTCTGACGTGATTTGAAAATGCCGTTCTACATTTTTCTGGACTCCCATTATGATTCGATATAAAATCTAGTTGCCTTTGAGATTGCCACCTCTCTGCTCATGGTGGCGATCGGCTGCTTGGAGCGCACATGGTTTAGGATTCGGTACAAAACGATCATAGTTTTATCGTTTCGAATTTTACGCAATCACGGTTTGCAGAATTTTACAGCCCTTTTTAACGTGCATGTGTTGATCATGTAATTTGGTAACATAAGAAATGCTAGCTATTGATCTGTTATTGGCAATTGATGATTGCTGTCgtagtgttttttgtttcagaaaacaaaaattacctgcAAGGGCTCGTATAAACCACATTACACCATTCCATTTTATAGATCGTATACTACATGAACATATTTTAGCAGAAATCATACAGAAACAATCAAATTAATAAGTCTAATCTTTTAATCTTGGAAACAATCATACCCTACATACATCATTATCCcttttttaaccttacgccacgCAAAGCGGGTCATCTTTCGTCGCTAATTTTGCACAAATTTCTCAGtgactttcgttttgtttcattcgagCGATAGATGCATAAGGCCAAGAGCTGAATGACAATCATTGCGTCATGTGCGTATCCATCTTCGATCCAGAAGCGAATGGATATAATGTTTCCAACCGACAGGAACATCCCCGTTTCTAGTTATTTTTGTTACATGATCAACTCGCCAGCTACTTTTTGAGTGATTCCAAAgcagaaaataaatcaaacagattcttgaatgtttttttgttctcctgTTTAGCGTGAATTATCATCATTAACCTTGAACCTTGAACCATCTGTCACAACAAGGAACAGTTCTATACATTAGTTTTCCtccgttttacttttccttctttttccgcCACTCAGCTTTGCTCCGTATAAAAATATATCACAATTTACTCGTGTGTaggtgtatgtttttttttcgttttacatGGGATTCTCGAagaatgaattttaaaattagttttgcTATCGTTTTAGATGACGCGCGTGTGCCGGGATAGCATATTACTTCTTAAATTCCATATTTCATATTACCTAACTGTGTTTGGGTGCGAGCACATTTGCTTTGAGAAGTATTTTTGTAGagtataaaattatttaaaatcgtGTTCCTCCCATTAAATAACTTCAAAATTTATACGCTTGATTTTGCAATGATGTTGTAGTTCCGAagtaaatagaaaagaaacgaaaagccAGCTTAGTACTTAACACCGTATCACTGCCTACAGCTTGGATCACTTGAAGCGTTAGAACAGATTTCGATCCAAACACAAGCACGATGAAGGCGTGTGTCCTGGCCGTGTGGGTCGATAACACTCTCCGCTGGCGTTCCGGTGTCGTACGTGCCCTCGTGGAACTGCCCAGTCGGGTGAAACGCTACACCAGAATCATGGGATCAGCGGCGCTtggggcaaaagaaaaaaggggcGGCCACCAGTGACATCTCCCTCTTGATTTTTCGACTCCATTGAAGCTGATAAACACTGACGCACCTTCTGTCTGGCTCGTCTGACGCGGCATTGAATTGAGCGAGTAAGGTCAAACTCCACCACTAACACCACCATCGCAGGGTGTCATATAGAGGTAGGGTGTGTTTTCCACTCCACTTGGCTTTTCCCAGACGATAGGGTGCGTTCGTACTGCGTCAAATCGGGTGTGGAGGGGAAGGGTTCGTTTTTGTGCGCGCCCGACAGAAATGTGTTCTGGCGTGATGAGTTCATGTATTTTAATGCCATCATAGAGCTTTAATATTTGATACGAGCGAGCAACGGTGACACTCCGGTTGAGTGAAGCCGAGCGACAATGAGCAACTTTCATTTCCCAACGCCATTGTCGGGACCGTGGAACAACACATGCCACACATGAATGTAACTGCTGTGACAGTGGAGAGATATATTTTTCATACCTCGTTGAGGAGGAGAGTGAGTCGAGGGACTAAAATCCTACCCCATATTCAGTTCCCTCCCTTGTCTACTGAAAGCTCAGCAAAAGCTGGCTAGCTGGATCAGTGTTTAACCCCACTGTTTGAAATTTCCATTTCCGGTTGATTGTTTGTTGGAAGTTCCACTTTCTGCAACCGTTTTGTCTCGCACTTTTCCTCCccactggtggtggtggtatgcTTGGTTTACGGTTTCCGATTCAAGTTGGGTTGCATTTATTCAACAAATTATAACTTCATCGTTACCGGTGTGGTCCGTTGTGAGAGGGGAGGGGCAAATACCACGGCTATTTTAAGATATTTTCCCCGAAGGCATCCGTGTGCTTTCTGTTATTTCGCCTCTATCATGGATCGGTAAAGAAGTTATTCAATGCTTGGTTTACTTGGAAGAAAAGTTAACTTTGAAACGTCTTTAAAATAATGGTTTGCTTTAAATAATCGTGTAAACGGATGAAATCTTTCGGCATGATTCAAAGTTTGTGCTTTCTAAATAAATCCAAAATGTTCGTTAATGTTAGGCATCAAACTCTTGATGATTTTGGAAAAGTTAGTCAATCGAAACTGTTTTGAACACTTTAATCAAAGAATATCAATCAAGGATGTCGAAACAATATCATTCAATAGactgaaatttaattattccACCAATTGTCAAATGATCGAAAAGCGCTTCTCTGTCGGACTCATATCGCAACATGCAAGgcaatttaaataacaaacgaaaatcaatTGAATCGATCATGGAATTTGAAACATTACTGTTATGATGCCAATTAACCTATTGCACCTCCCCCCTTTTGGGGTCAAATCACAGCGAAGAGAAAGGCTTGGATTTACTTgtataattgatttaaaacaaaaatcatccaCATTactccacaccaccaccactacttcACTAACCCAACATCTAAAACAAGTGTTGACTGTGCATTTGGATCGCAAACAATTGCATGTTATTCAGCAGATAGAtgaatcttttttttcccctcctctGTACAACGCAAACACTACATCCCCGATGTCGCTAACCAATTTTAGCGCTCATTACCATCGGGGCAAATAAATCGCTTGCAAACGTGCTTGGCGACATTCCGTGGCGGATTGAAAACTCGTTACTTGTAGCATTAAATCAACTATGTGTTGGTTATCGGCCACCGCCAGCACCGATGGGTCGGCCACCgttctggtttgttttgttcaatcaACAACATGCGGAACACATATTTTGGGGAATAAAAACCACTAATTTCAAGTACCGGTGTCAGTTGCCCGATATGGATGGGCGATACGGAGTAACGGATGGTGGATTGGTGCCTTTTGCTGTGCTTATTTGAACAACCGCTAGACGAATAGATTTAGGTTTTGGTGGGGCCAATCGAATCATTCGTGGAATTTATACATCAGCATTGTTTGTTTCGGCTGCAAATATTCACAGAAAGGACCATGTTACGGTATCGGTTTCCGTACAATTCAAACATGCCTTCAGTTTGTACTGttagttttcaaaaacataacCAAATACCTCTCATTTTCTGGGCCTTAACGAATACATGGAAAAATGCCGCATAAATTGAgcatttacattttcatttcattttcaatgaGAAGACGTCCGCACTATTATAGTTACTCTAAATAggcaatttttcatttaaggcATGCCAGTGATAATATTGTTCGCCCATCCCTTACActcatttatttttacgatcattaaattttaaaagtgaaTTAATGTAACAGATTCCTTTATtgcgttttttaatttaagaagtaaaattaaatagaaCAATAATAATCGCAGGAGTAATATTCTGGgtatgttttggtttgttttaattaaaacttctCCTTTAtgggttttaaaaattttcttaAGAAAGTAACTGATTTgcaatatgaaaataataccTCATCGGTCACTAACGTGTGTGAATTTATTTCTTCTACCCGTTAACCCTACGTCAACGGTGAGAGACCTTAAGCCCCAAATGAAATGAGCGCAAGGAAATCACATCCGTTCACCGGAGACGGAAGGACATGGGCTGGAACAAAGCGTACACCAGCACGCACGGCACGCAACCGCACTGGAAAATCCATacgaatacacacacacgcacacatcacACTTATATACAAATGAACAACTTCTGATAACACATCCCACGCCATTGTGCACTCCTTTCCGTGAAGGAATGATT
Coding sequences within:
- the LOC131262314 gene encoding ficolin-1-like; the protein is MNAVENSLENTIKDKLQKIEQAIKTSLQQTMESSMKKIEQASRKRHANLQDMLSKLETNDKERVEKVSSKHEASMQAIENSLKKEIEQASRETHVNLQDLLIRLEKNDKERVEKVSSKHEASMQAIEISLKKGLETIETKTRDGLEDLKNQLNFNMSHIRQHQIAQIKSCQETSEIELKKIDDNKKALDTLFDSIHNISTVSEKSKKILEAHLSNPVRSCREVMKLSGRYIIHAGQNLQRFEVLCEQSKFEGGWTVIQHRFNGSVDFYRGWTEYRNGFGNLNGEFWLGLEYVHQMTKNRPHELLVEVKDFHGNYGYAKYGVFEIGSESEKYVLKKLGTYSGTAGDALQRLLNQKFSTYDRDNDYWSTGMCAKNRHGAWWYDNCTDSNLNGRYKNTANDLSAMEWYKLKNDSRGMSFSRMMIRNSIN